Proteins from a single region of Streptomyces sp. TN58:
- a CDS encoding fluoride efflux transporter FluC → MNWLLVVVGACVGAPLRYLADRAVQQRHDSVFPWGTFVVNAVACLVLGVLAGAALAGAASSRVVLLLGPGLCGALSTYSTFSYETLRLAERGWGFLAAANVAMSVLVGLGAVHLGSQVAQQLFA, encoded by the coding sequence GTGAACTGGCTGCTCGTGGTGGTGGGCGCCTGCGTCGGTGCGCCGCTGCGCTACCTGGCGGACCGTGCGGTGCAGCAGCGGCACGACTCCGTCTTCCCGTGGGGGACCTTCGTCGTGAACGCCGTCGCCTGCCTGGTGCTCGGGGTGCTGGCCGGTGCGGCGCTGGCCGGGGCCGCCTCCTCGCGGGTGGTGCTGCTGCTGGGGCCCGGGCTGTGCGGGGCGCTGAGCACGTACTCGACCTTCTCCTACGAGACGCTGCGGCTGGCCGAGCGGGGGTGGGGCTTCCTGGCGGCGGCGAACGTCGCGATGTCGGTGCTGGTGGGGCTGGGGGCCGTGCACCTGGGCTCGCAGGTGGCGCAACAACTGTTCGCCTGA